The following proteins are encoded in a genomic region of Alosa alosa isolate M-15738 ecotype Scorff River chromosome 10, AALO_Geno_1.1, whole genome shotgun sequence:
- the chd6 gene encoding chromodomain-helicase-DNA-binding protein 6 isoform X1 gives MKIQKKEKQMSAAHLIKHTPASAASSATDQNAQITFPVGPQGKEQIRVLGGQTNHCMAHTKHSGTWEGGPGTGRHACPPASPGNSEEDDGGGGTRVKKKRKKKDKKGSGTGQKPERESESKPKKKKELKELKEILPRKSKAPKEPKGLKEAKESKKFKELKSPKEPKKGRKGREAKAKPTVDCKATSSPPRQRGRKPKEQGVVPPEKKKKGKRKSEVQQEALESDDTASLTAVAMGGEESSDPLDSTKRRSGRQVKRRKYNEDLDFKVVDDDGETIAVLGTGRMGALSASTLAWQAEEPPEDEANIIEKILSVRTVKKEAEPGKPPEEYEEFYVKYRNFSYLHCKWATLEELEKDPRIHQKIKRFRNKQAQMKHIFSEPDEDLFNPDYIEVDRVLEVAHTTDTETGEEVTHYLVKWCSLSYEESTWELQEDVDPVKIREFENLKKIPDLKYVERPQPDKWQKLENSRDYRNGNELREYQLEGMNWLLFNWYNRKNCILADEMGLGKTIQSITFLFEIFSMGIRGPFLIIAPLSTITNWEREFRTWTEINVIVYHGSQISRQMILQYEMYHRDEHGNSVSGLFKFHGVITTFEMIMADCPELKKIHWRCVVIDEAHRLKNRNCKLLEGLKLMNLEHKVLLTGTPLQNSVEELFSLLNFLEPLQFPSETTFLEEFGDLKTEEQVKKLQAILKPMMLRRLKDDVEKNLAPKEETIIEVELTNMQKKYYRAILEKNFTFLAKGANQHNMPNLINTMMELRKCCNHPYLITGAEEKILESFKKTHSPDASDFQLQAMIQSSGKLVLIDKLLPRLIAGGHKVLVFSQMVRCLDILEDYLIQRRYTYERIDGRVRGNLRQAAIDRFCKVDSDRFVFLLCTRAGGLGINLTAADTCIIFDSDWNPQNDLQAQARCHRIGQSKAVKVYRLITRNSYEREMFDKASLKLGLDKAVLQDINRKGSLNGVQQLSKLEVEDLLRKGAYGALMDEEDEGSKFCEEDIDQILQRRTQTITIQSEGKGSTFAKASFVSSGNRTDISLDDPNFWQKWAKIAELEIDSKEEKESLVIDTPRVRKQTRHYNSFEDDELMEFSELDSDSEERPCRTRRLNDRNRRYLRAECFRVEKNLLIFGWGRWKDILTHGRFKWHLAERDMELMCRALLVYCVRHYKGDEKIKSFIWDLITPTKDGQNEALQNHSGLSAPVPRGRKGKKLKNQLCIPELNNADWLVHCNPEVVLQDDSYKKHLKQHCNKVLLRVRMLYYLKAEVLGEAANQALEGISASKLEVALPDIDYIEIPAGWWDAEADKSLLIGVHKHGYERYNAMRADPDLCFLERVGMPDVMALSAEQSGSEVPADANDSVGKTEDMKDETESKMEGGEDKEESKDDTSSVTDTSEKQENVVSSELGVPEASEQGRLLWPAGSALTARLRRLITTYQRYNRREPLRHEFLMLDGASHVPWQLGEDLRRCAVEPDPLFLEWQRRWTRREQADFYRTVSSFGVMFDPEKKVFDWTQFRSLARLERKTDESLERYFYNFVSMCRTACRLPPRKDEGPIDHALFVEPITEERAARTLYRIELLRKIREQVLRHPLLGQRLQLCQPSLYLPVWWECGKHDRDLLIGAAKHGLSRTDYYILNDPQLSFLEAHRNYVRKENHGYPVPASMSGMPHRHCCLYDAGLSHCHSPQPPEYHTPPSHHAHGHPHIHGPVHHPTEVVAGDPVGSLAMSGGGGPREGFLDCPPLEESLELASLQHDGLAADSLHGKPSKEAFNGFPFNSASGGQSMLNSYGVQGELSGTQGDIADSIAGKLRSDVLVGEQGSSEETGLMAPSVELDELQTPWESSDHAAAAHMFNEADPILGAPALESEFLDSSDAPGDGQVDTALNDCLSMPSSDSQSNPVDPLPSSFMLFKELSEAEPSVEQTDLSASPPPEYAPTPLSLGDMSLSHTGPTEEPDEKLSDSDVTRSAPSPVDVAGSVTFEFDKEELSQDSHSLTGTTQGPDEASLDPSEGPPEEALGETSTEPLSEASVPEHNEENLAEPCEEPMEESMLKGLSDVPPEEPWESHPQEKQPGEETLQVPSEEPAEEEPYETPSRSLHEVHSEEASSERLSEPVIGSSLSDPTLSSVGPTSSPLPCASPSLSVPLSVPPTSPEPSTAVHIKQELLLEPTTAEIKPDPEALEPDSTTLTPRLEQTEMLEAKEEIKQERVKTPALMVDSYVEAPRYAPQMSVCEMPDSLHDVREPTIAQLLQEKALYSFSGWPKDRVIINRLDSICHAILKGKWPSSSQYESHSTLANTCAPNSGHQRAAFMPARVQPSQSLNFNMPTVSRMPKERLMAPPFLSDLKQPGVRPRFEFEAEVLSKPCHTGEKIQVGIPHRGGPLLLNGWQEAAMDLSKPPGELGIGGETGPVGHITHTVHTPPPPPPSHPPPPQHKLPTLSSMQGSLGLDMAGILQAGLIHPVTGQIVNGSLRRDDFMRRRRGRRRNVDGPDISFMRSHGLSVQEQQVGLAFRLEPRPDSISHSTVSSTTTTQSDRSSAPPGPSGPSSSLGLPPPPPPESLGIDREAANKGLMEWLRQNPNYMEIPHFASSQNAAILHSFVERPKQRRHRCKDPTKLDVNSLTGEERVPVVHRSTGRRLGGAMAPAIKELSRWLDANSEYCVAPDWAEVVKHSGFLPEGKFTRILTEPVSRDPGPRRRGRRPRSEMVKAGPILPESPSNMGPLFMNGGLIGSMDLVSLQNLRNVPGIPLTGLMGFPHGFAAVPAGAGEDAKNGISMLPMMLHGMAAVQPPMFSVSGLMSQPSSSSPSSSSPTTTLSTSAGPTVITSTSAALSPSSGPSPVTSGPSPPAESCSSTTASGLDKRKDDRAPVEGKPPGPPVGHATATVSSTTPTSVSAGSISSTGSHLTFNPFLIPGMSHGLLYPHMFLPHGGIMALPGMPAADSSGSPKRKRKKLREDGAPEGGSAGSPPMDSTPARGPSDAPQIRADADNDAPSEEGPQNQETDTNSKGHEDHSNALPPEAPIECSSKEEERQTEEKEEQDVEGKDKRLPETERQEYEPREDSQ, from the exons ATGTCCGCTGCCCACTTAATAAAGCACACTCCAGCTTCTGCAGCCTCTAGTGCCACTGACCAAAACGCACAAATCACGTTTCCCGTAGGCCCACAGGGCAAAGAGCAAATCCGGGTTCTGGGTGGGCAGACCAATCACTGCATGGCCCACACAAAGCACTCTGGGACATGGGAGGGGGGCCCGGGAACAGGCAGGCACGCCTGCCCGCCGGCATCGCCTGGCAACAGCGAGGAGGACGATGGAGGGGGTGGCACCCGGGTGAAGAAGAAACGaaagaaaaaagacaagaaGGGCTCAGGCACGGGGCAGAAGCCGGAACGAGAGAGCGAATCCAAaccaaagaaaaagaaggagctGAAAGAGCTGAAGGAGATATTGCCCAGGAAGTCGAAAGCACCCAAGGAGCCCAAGGGTCTCAAGGAGGCCAAGGAGTCCAAGAAGTTCAAGGAGCTGAAGTCACCAAAAGAGCCTAAAAAGGGGAGAAAGGGTCGGGAAGCCAAGGCCAAGCCCACCGTAGACTGCAAGGCCACATCATCTCCTCCCAGACAGCGAGGCAGAAAGCCCAA AGAGCAGGGTGTGGTCCCgccagagaagaagaagaaggggaaGAGGAAAAGCGAGGTCCAGCAGGAGGCGCTAGAGAGCGATGACACAGCCTCCCTGACTGCAGTGGCCATGGGGGGCGAGGAAAGCAGCGACCCGCTGGACAGCACG AAGCGGCGTTCAGGACGTCAGGTGAAGcgcaggaagtataacgaggaCCTGGATTTCAAGGTTGTGGACGACGACGGGGAAACCATCGCTGTGTTGGGCACGGGCCGCATGGGAGCCCTGTCTGCCTCCACACTGGCCTGGCAAGCAGAG GAGCCGCCTGAAGACGAGGCTAACATCATTGAGAAAATCCTCTCTGTGCGAACTGTGAAGAAGGAG GCAGAACCGGGGAAGCCACCTGAGGAGTATGAGGAATTCTATGTCAAGTACAGAAATTT CTCTTACCTTCACTGCAAATGGGCGACTCTGGAGGAACTGGAAAAGGACCCGCGCATCCACCAAAAAATCAAGCGCTTCAGGAATAAGCAGGCACAAATGAAGCACATTTTCAGTGAA CCAGACGAGGATCTTTTTAATCCGGACTACATTGAGGTGGACCGTGTGCTGGAAGTGGCCCACACTACTGACACAGAGACCGGAGAG GAGGTTACACACTATCTGGTAAAGTGGTGCTCTCTGTCGTACGAAGAAAGCACTTGGGAGCTCCAAGAGGATGTTGATCCTGTAAAGATCCGTGAGTTTGAGAACCTCAAGAAAATCCCTGATTTGAAATATGTG GAGAGACCTCAACCCGATAAGTGGCAGAAGCTGGAAAACTCTCGAGACTACAGGAATGGGAACGAGTTGAGAGAGTACCAGCTTGAGGGAATGAACTGGCTTCTATTCAACTGGTACAACAG GAAAAACTGCATCTTGGCAGACGAAATGGGCCTGGGAAAGACCATTCAGTCCATAACATTCCTCTTCGAGATCTTCAGTATGGGCATTCGCGGCCCATTCCTCATCATTGCCCCACTCTCTACCATCACAAACTGGGAGCGCGAGTTCCGCACCTGGACCGAAATCAACGTGATCGTCTACCATGGCAGCCAGATCAGTCGGCAGATGATCTTACAATATGAAATGTACCACAGAGATGAACAT GGAAACTCTGTGTCTGGCTTGTTTAAGTTCCATGGTGTGATCACTACGTTTGAGATGATCATGGCTGACTGCCCTGAGCTGAAGAAAATCCACTGGCGCTGTGTGGTGATTGACGAGGCCCACCGGCTGAAGAACCGCAACTGCAAGCTTCTAGAGGGACTCAAGCTCATGAACCTG GAACACAAAGTGCTGCTGACTGGAACACCACTGCAGAACTCTGTCGAGGAACTCTTCAGCTTGCTCAACTTCCTGGAACCACTTCAGTTCCCCTCTGAGACCACCTTCCTGGAGGAGTTTGGGGATCTGAAAACAGAGGAGCAG GTGAAGAAGCTTCAGGCCATCCTAAAGCCCATGATGCTGAGGAGATTAAAGGACGACGTGGAAAAGAACTTGGCTCCCAAAGAGGAGACCATCATCGAAGTGGAGTTGACCAACATGCAGAAGAAATACTACCGTGCCATTCTTGAAAAGAACTTCACATTTCTGGCCAAGGGTGCCAACCAGCACAACATGCCCAACCTCATCAACACTATGATGGAGCTACGCAAGTGCTGCAACCACCCATACCTCATCACTG GCGCAGAAGAAAAGATTCTGGAAAGCTTCAAGAAGACACACAGCCCCGATGCCTCAGACTTCCAGCTTCAGGCTATGATCCAGTCATCAGGAAAGCTGGTCCTCATTGACAAGCTCCTGCCTCGTCTCATAGCTGGAGGTCACAAAGTTCTGGTCTTCTCCCAGATGGTGCGCTGCTTGGATATCCTGGAGGACTACCTCATCCAGAGGAG GTACACGTATGAGCGCATCGACGGTCGTGTACGGGGGAACCTGCGGCAGGCAGCCATCGACCGCTTCTGCAAGGTGGACTCAGATCGCTTCGTGTTTCTCCTGTGCACGCGTGCTGGGGGCCTGGGGATCAACCTGACGGCCGCTGACACCTGCATCATCTTTGACTCAGACTGGAACCCACAGAACGACTTGCAG GCACAAGCGCGCTGTCACAGGATTGGCCAGAGCAAAGCAGTAAAGGTCTACCGGCTCATCACTCGGAACTCGTACGAGCGGGAGATGTTCGACAAGGCCAGCCTGAAGCTGGGTTTGGACAAGGCAGTGCTGCAGGACATCAACCGCAAGGGCAGCCTGAACGGA GTGCAGCAGCTGTCTAAATTGGAGGTGGAGGACCTTTTGAGGAAGGGTGCATACGGTGCTCTAATggacgaggaggacgagggTTCCAAATTCTGCGAGGAAGACATCGACCAGATCCTTCAGCGCCGCACTCAGACCATCACCATCCAGTCAGAAGGGAAGGGCTCCACGTTCGCTAAG GCCAGCTTTGTATCTTCTGGAAACAGAACTGACATCTCTCTGGATGATCCAAACTTCTGGCAGAAATGGGCTAAAATCGCTGAGCTGGAGATTGACTCTAAGGAAGAGAAA GAGAGCCTGGTGATCGATACGCCTCGTGTGCGGAAACAGACGCGCCATTACAACTCGTTTGAGGATGATGAGCTGATGGAGTTCTCTGAGCTGGACAGCGACTCGGAAGAAAGGCCGTGTCGTACGCGCCGCCTCAACGACAGAAACCGACGCTACCTGCGGGCGGAATGCTTCCGTGTGGAAAAAAACCTGCTCATATTCGG CTGGGGGCGGTGGAAGGACATCCTCACCCATGGCCGCTTCAAGTGGCACTTGGCGGAGCGGGACATGGAGCTAATGTGCCGGGCTCTGCTGGTCTACTGTGTGCGCCACTACAAAGGAGACGAAAAGATCAAAAGCTTCATCTGGGACCTCATCACCCCAACTAAAGATGGTCAAAATGAGGCCCTACAGAACCACTCTG GTCTTTCGGCACCCGTTCCCCGCGGTCGTAAGGGTAAAAAGCTGAAGAACCAGCTGTGTATACCTGAGTTGAACAATGCAGATTGGCTGGTGCACTGCAATCCAGAGGTGGTGCTGCAGGACGACAGCTACAAAAAGCACCTCAAGCAGCACTGCAACAA GGTACTTTTAAGGGTTCGCATGCTGTACTATTTGAAGGCGGAGGTCCTGGGGGAAGCAGCGAATCAGGCCCTGGAAGGCATTTCAGCCAG CAAACTAGAGGTGGCTCTTCCTGACATTGACTACATTGAGATTCCGGCTGGCTGGTGGGACGCTGAAGCAGACAAATCCCTCCTCATCGGTGTCCACAAGCATG GGTACGAGCGATACAATGCCATGCGGGCTGATCCAGACCTGTGCTTCCTGGAGCGAGTGGGCATGCCTGACGTCATGGCCCTTTCTGCAGAGCAGTCAGGCTCAGAGGTCCCAGCTGATGCAAATGACAG TGTTGGGAAGACTGAAGACATGAAAGACGAGACTGAAAGCAAGATGGAGGGGGGGGAAGATAAGGAGGAGAGCAAA GATGACACCAGTTCTGTTACAGACACATCAGAGAAACAGGAGAATGTTGTTTCAA GTGAACTGGGAGTTCCAGAGGCCTCTGAGCAGGGCAGGCTTCTCTGGCCGGCGGGTTCTGCTTTGACGGCTCGTCTTCGACGACTCATCACCACCTACCAGCGTTACAACCGTCGTGAGCCCCTGCGCCACGAGTTCCTGATGCTGGATGGGGCTAGTCATGTGCCCTGGCAACTGGGAGAAGACCTGAGGAGATGCGCTGTAGAACCAGACCCCCTGTTCCTGGAGTGGCAGAGAAG GTGGACACGTCGAGAGCAGGCAGATTTCTATCGGACAGTTTCATCCTTCGGTGTTATGTTTGACCCAGAGAAGAAAGTGTTTGATTGGACACAGTTCCGCTCTCTCGCTCGactggagagaaaaacagatgaAAGTTTAGAGAGATATTTTTACAACTTTGTATCCATGTGTCGCACTGCCTGCAGGCTTCCCCCAAGGAAGGATGAAG GTCCCATTGACCACGCTCTGTTTGTGGAACCAATCACTGAAGAGCGAGCGGCCCGCACACTCTACCGCATTGAGTTGCTGAGGAAAATTCGGGAGCAAGTTCTTCGCCACCCGCTGCTGGGACAGAGACTTCAGCTGTGCCAGCCTAGTCTCTACCTGCCTGTGTGGTGGGAGTGCGGGAAACACGACCGGGACCTCCTGATTGGCGCCGCCAAGCATGGCTTGAGCCGCACTGACTATTACATCCTCAATGATCCCCAGCTCTCCTTTCTGGAAGCCCACCGCAACTACGTGCGGAAAGAGAACCACGGCTACCCCGTGCCAGCCTCTATGTCTGGCATGCCCCATCGCCACTGCTGCCTTTATGACGCAGGCCTCAGCCACTGCCACTCTCCACAGCCTCCTGAATACCACACTCCGCCATCTCACCATGCCCATGGACACCCTCACATCCATGGTCCTGTGCACCATCCTACTGAGGTGGTAGCTGGAGACCCGGTTGGCTCCCTGGCCATGAGTGGTGGCGGTGGCCCCAGGGAGGGTTTCCTGGACTGCCCTCCCCTTGAGGAGTCCCTGGAGCTGGCGTCGCTGCAGCATGATGGACTGGCTGCCGACTCCCTCCATGGTAAGCCCAGCAAAGAGGCTTTCAACGGGTTTCCCTTCAACTCGGCTTCTGGAGGGCAGAGCATGCTCAACTCCTACGGTGTACAGGGCGAGCTGAGCGGGACTCAGGGGGACATTGCTGACTCCATTGCAGGGAAGCTACGCAGTGATGTGCTGGTGGGTGAACAGGGCTCGTCTGAAGAGACGGGGCTGATGGCACCCTCCGTAGAGCTGGACGAACTGCAAACACCGTGGGAGAGCTCAGACCATGCCGCTGCAGCTCACATGTTCAACGAGGCCGACCCAATCTTGGGTGCTCCTGCACTGGAGTCGGAGTTCCTGGACTCGTCAGATGCACCCGGAGATGGCCAGGTGGACACTGCCTTGAACGACTGTCTGAGCATGCCCAGTTCGGACTCACAGAGCAACCCGGTCGACCCCTTGCCGTCCAGCTTCATGCTGTTTAAGGAGCTGAGTGAAGCCGAGCCCTCGGTCGAGCAGACTGACCTATCAGCCAGCCCTCCTCCAGAGTACGCTCCAACTCCCCTCTCTTTGGGCGATATGAGTCTCTCCCATACGGGCCCCACTGAGGAGCCAGATGAGAAGCTGAGTGACTCAGACGTCACCCGCAGTGCTCCCAGCCCCGTTGATGTGGCCGGGAGCGTGACCTTTGAGTTTGACAAGGAGGAGCTGTCACAGGATAGTCACAGCCTGACCGGGACAACTCAGGGGCCCGACGAAGCATCTCTGGATCCGTCTGAAGGCCCTCCAGAGGAAGCCCTGGGTGAGACCAGTACGGAACCACTAAGCGAAGCAAGTGTCCCTGAGCATAATGAAGAAAACCTCGCAGAGCCTTGTGAGGAGCCGATGGAAGAGTCTATGCTGAAGGGGCTTTCAGATGTGCCACCAGAGGAGCCTTGGGAAAGCCATCCTCAGGAGAAGCAGCCTGGAGAGGAAACCCTACAGGTGCCCTCCGAGGAGCCCGCGGAGGAGGAGCCCTATGAGACCCCCTCAAGGTCACTACACGAAGTGCACTCGGAGGAGGCATCCAGCGAAAGGCTCTCTGAGCCTGTGATCGGGAGCAGTCTCAGTGACCCAACCCTCTCCTCTGTAGGCCCCACCTCGTCCCCACTTCCCTGTGCCTCGCCCTCCCTGTCCGTCCCTCTGTCAGTTCCCCCCACGTCGCCAGAGCCCAGCACTGCCGTCCACATTAAGCAGGAGCTGCTGCTGGAGCCAACCACTGCAGAGATCAAGCCTGACCCTGAGGCCCTCGAGCCAGACAGCACTACACTCACACCCAGGCTAGAACAGACGGAGATGCTGGAAGCAAAAGAAGAGATAAaacaagagagagtgaaaaccCCAG CTCTGATGGTGGACAGCTATGTGGAGGCCCCAAGATACGCTCCCCAAATGTCAGTCTGCGAAATGCCCGACAGTCTCCATGATGTTCGGGAACCTACCATTGCCCAGCTCCTCCAGGAGAAAGCCCTCTACTCATTCTCTGGATGGCCCAAG GACAGGGTGATAATTAATCGCCTTGACAGTATTTGCCATGCTATTCTGAAAGGGAAATGGCCTTCATCCAGCCAGTATGAGTCGCACAGTACCCTGGCAAACACCTGTGCCCCCAACAGTGGCCACCAACGAGCTGCCTTTATGCCAGCCCGGGTACAGCCTTCCCAGAGCCTTAACTTCAACATGCCAACTGTCTCCCGCATGCCTAAG GAGAGGTTGATGGCCCCTCCATTCTTGTCCGACCTCAAGCAACCAGGAGTAAGACCGCGGTTTGAATTTGAGGCAGAGGTGCTCAGCAAGCCTTGCCACACCGGAGAGAAAATCCAGGTTGGCATTCCACATCGGGGCGGACCGCTGCTGTTGAACGGCTGGCAGGAAGCGGCGATGGACCTCTCCAAACCCCCTGGGGAGCTTGGCATTGGCGGGGAGACTGGCCCTGTGGGTCATATTACTCATACAGTccacacccctcctcctcctccaccttctcACCCCCCTCCACCGCAACATAAGCTGCCCACCCTGAGCTCAATGCAGGGCTCTCTGGGCCTGGACATGGCCGGCATTCTGCAGGCCGGCCTCATTCACCCAGTCACCGGGCAGATCGTCAACGGCAGCCTTCGCCGTGACGACTTCATGAGACGGAGGCGAGGCCGCAGGAGAAATGTGGACGGGCCGGACATCAGCTTCATGCGGAGCCACGGACTAAGTGTGCAGGAACAGCAGGTTGGCCTGGCATTCAGATTAGAA CCAAGACCGGATAGCATCAGCCATTCAACGGTGTCGTCCACCACTACCACCCAGTCTGATCGTTCCTCAGCACCTCCTGGTCCATCTGGACCTTCTAGTTCTCTTGGGctgccacctccaccaccaccagagagCCTGGGGATTGACAGAGAAGCAGCCAATAAGGGTCTGATGGAGTGGCTTAGACAAAACCCCAACTACATGGAAATCCCCCATTTTGCCTCC TCCCAAAACGCAGCCATCTTGCATAGTTTTGTTGAGCGTCCAAAACAGAGGAGGCACCGCTGCAAAGACCCTACCAAGCTGGATGTGAACTCCCTGACCGGAGAAGAGCGGGTGCCCGTAGTACACAGGAGCACAGGACGTAGG CTGGGTGGCGCTATGGCTCCAGCGATAAAGGAACTGTCTCGATGGCTGGATGCCAACTCTGAATATTGTGTGGCTCCAGACTGGGCTGAAGTGGTGAAACATTCG GGATTTCTGCCAGAGGGCAAGTTCACTCGAATCCTGACAGAACCTGTTAGCCGAGATCCTGGGCCTCGCCGGAGGGGTCGACGGCCTCGCAGTGAGATGGTCAAAGCTGGACCCATCCTCCCGGAGTCTCCTTCGAACATGGGGCCCCTGTTTATGAACGGGGGATTGATTGGAAGCATGGACTTGGTCAGTCTGCAAAACCTGCGGAACGTTCCGGGCATCCCCCTCACAGGCCTGATGGGATTCCCACACGGCTTTGCAGCCGTCCCAGCGGGAGCGGGAGAGGATGCCAAGAACGGCATCAGCATGCTTCCCATGATGCTTCACGGCATGGCGGCGGTGCAGCCGCCCATGTTTAGCGTGAGCGGCCTCATGAGCCAGCCCTCGTCATCCTCGCCCTCgtcctcctcccccaccacgACCCTGTCCACTTCAGCAGGCCCCACGGTGATCACCTCCACCTCTGCTGCCCTCAGTCCCTCTAGCGGCCCCAGTCCCGTCACCAGTGGTCCGAGCCCCCCGGCCGAGAGCTGCAGCTCCACCACGGCCTCGGGCTTGGACAAGCGCAAGGACGACAGAGCACCTGTGGAAGGGAAGCCCCCTGGGCCTCCCGTTGGACACGCAACCGCTACCGTTAGCAGCACCACGCCTACCAGTGTGTCTGCcggcagcatcagcagcacTGGCAGCCACTTGACCTTCAACCCGTTTCTAATCCCAGGGATGTCCCACGGACTGCTGTACCCACACATGTTCTTGCCCCATGGGGGCATCATGGCACTGCCGGGGATGCCCGCCGCCGACAGCTCCGGCAGCccgaagaggaagagaaagaaattgaGAGAGGACGGGGCTCCGGAGGGCGGGAGCGCCGGAAGCCCTCCAATGGACAGCACGCCTGCCAGAGGGCCCAGCGACGCTCCGCAGATACGGGCGGACGCGGACAATGACGCCCCAAGTGAAGAGGGGCCGCAAAACCaggagacagacacaaacagcaaGGGCCACGAGGACCACAGCAACGCCCTTCCTCCTGAGGCTCCCATAGAGTGCAGCagcaaagaggaggagagacaaacagaggaaaaggaggagcaGGATGTGGAAGGGAAGGATAAAAGACTGCCCGAGACCGAAAGGCAAGAATATGAACCCAGGGAGGACTCGCAGTAG